A single genomic interval of Armigeres subalbatus isolate Guangzhou_Male chromosome 1, GZ_Asu_2, whole genome shotgun sequence harbors:
- the LOC134206739 gene encoding uncharacterized protein LOC134206739 has protein sequence MAQRKVQQKVKETMLGAERLNVNKSSVRESFRYREASSRSRLDPPPGTMLSITQLIKSANEKGLKRKMYSPGKYVRAPPASSESDTDNVMEFSDLNGLYVRPRPDRHASCEEEVAGESDEFAHYSCVAPDPELELRERVKELENAIKELSKDRDGHHAILSKHHIGHHTESSPTIPYIAPLTPSEIAAEGTIRWDNITPFPKNVPATKMWEAWTCFIEDFEIASSLSNVRNPKRRVELLLLSMGEELKSVVRAAKLRPDPEEEGCYEIFVKNIDNYLKSMTDPAAEHESFSNMRQEEVACRNRHVNVVKDEELPRNTVDERSSEQQINALSLPDVLIDCRVGSSRPISFLIDSGADANVLGGTDWDNLKSQVDAGDVQLIPLKRPKCNLRAYASSNAMVVEFAFTATIEAIGCSKPTIPADFFVVRDGKRSLLGRTTASDMELLKVGQSINSCYSSIFPKMPGVKVKFSVDESISPVRNAYYNIPAAYRDGARQRLEEMETRGIIEKVSTATQWISGMSAVPKGNKDFRLVVNMRAPNKAIKREYFRMPSIDEMRIKLHGAKFFSKLELCNAFYHLELSEESRDLTTFLSENGMYRFTRLIFGVNCAPEIFQREMMRVLKDIKNKIVYIDDILLFADTIEELRKTVARVLQILRMNNLSLNTDKCEFDKTHLKFLGHELNETGFNIDENKVKDIQKFRQPTTASELRSFLGLASFVSPYIKDFAEISSPLWAVISSLNWTSGIRLIKDRIIHSTVSLGFFSQNDKTFLYTDASPRALGAVLVQQNQDGSNRIISFASKSLTPTEKKYAQNQREALSAVWAVEHFSYFLLGRHFVLRTDAQGMAFILRRTREESKRALTRADGWALRLSPYNYDIEYIRGHENIADPSSRLYEGEDEAFNEEVSPWEICPSPAFLTEEEIRESTKKDDVLLQWNINGFWNNLPNLELLTHDSPSWIIGLQEVNRIAHNSMDHALLQEV, from the exons TAACACAGCTAATAAAATCAGCAAACGAGAAAGGATTAAAAAGGAAAATGTACTCTCCGGGAAAATATGTGCGTGCCCCACCAGCCAGTTCCGAAAGCGATACGGATAATGTGATGGAATTCAGTGATCTGAACGGACTGTACGTACGCCCTCGTCCCGACCGACATGCATCTTGTGAGGAAGAGGTGGCCGGTGAATCCGATGAGTTTGCGCATTACTCATGTGTAGCGCCGGATCCTGAGCTCGAACTGCGAGAACGAGTCAAAGAACTTGAAAACGCCATCAAGGAACTGTCTAAGGACCGTGACGGCCATCATGCGATTCTATCCAAGCACCATATCGGCCACCATACGGAAAGCAGTCCGACCATACCATACATCGCACCACTCACGCCATCCGAGATCGCAGCTGAAGGGACTATCCGCTGGGACAATATTACTCcttttccgaaaaatgttccgGCCACAAAGATGTGGGAAGCTTGGACATGCTTCATCGAAGACTTCGAAATAGCTTCATCATTGTCGAACGTCAGGAACCCAAAGCGCCGAGTGGAACTTCTTTTGTTGTCAATGGGTGAGGAATTGAAAAGCGTTGTCCGAGCTGCGAAGCTTCGTCCCGATCCAGAAGAAGAAGGGTGCTACGAGatttttgtgaaaaatatcGATAATTACCTCAAGTCAATGACTGACCCAGCAGCGGAGCATGAAAGCTTTTCAAACATGCGCCAAGAGGAAG TGGCTTGCCGTAACCGTCATGTCAACGTAGTCAAGGATGAGGAGCTTCCACGGAACACCGTCGACGAGAGATCCAGTGAACAG CAAATAAATGCTCTCTCGCTCCCAGATGTGTTGATCGATTGTAGAGTTGGTTCGTCTCGTCCGATATCATTCTTGATCGATTCAGGAGCTGACGCGAATGTCTTAGGAGGCACCGACTGGGACAACTTGAAGTCGCAGGTCGACGCTGGGGATGTTCAGCTTATTCCgctcaagcgaccaaaatgtaATCTGCGAGCGTACGCCTCCAGCAATGCAATGGTGGTCGAGTTTGCTTTCACAGCAACAATTGAAGCGATTGGATGTTCAAAACCTACTATCCCCGCCGATTTCTTCGTTGTCAGGGATGGAAAGCGATCTTTGCTTGGAAGAACCACAGCCAGCGATATGGAGCTCCTGAAAGTAGGACAATCGATTAATAGTTGTTATTCGAGCATTTTTCCGAAAATGCCTGGAGTTAAGGTGAAGTTTAGTGTTGACGAATCAATAAGCCCAGTACGTAATGCGTACTACAATATCCCAGCTGCATATCGTGACGGTGCACGACAGAGACTCGAAGAAATGGAGACTCGAGGGATAATTGAAAAAGTTAGCACTGCAACCCAATGGATAAGTGGGATGTCCGCAGTTCCTAAGGGAAATAAAGATTTTCGCTTGGTGGTGAATATGCGGGCACCTAACAAAGCCATCAAGCGAGAGTATTTTCGGATGCCATCTATTGACGAAATGAGGATAAAATTGCATGGTGCTAAGTTCTTCTCTAAGCTCGAACTTTGCAATGCCTTCTACCATCTTGAATTGAGTGAAGAGTCAAGAGATCTGACGACGTTCCTATCAGAAAATGGGATGTACCGTTTCACCCGCTTAATTTTTGGTGTGAACTGTGCGCCGGAAATATTCCAGCGAGAAATGATGCGCGTTCTCAAagacattaaaaacaaaatagtgTACATAGATGATATATTACTATTCGCCGACACCATCGAAGAGCTTAGAAAGACAGTTGCACGTGTATTGCAAATATTGCGCATGAATAACCTCTCATTGAATACCGATAAATGCGAGTTCGATAAAACGCATTTAAAGTTTTTGGGTCATGAGCTCAATGAAACCGGATTCAATATCGACGAAAACAAGGTCAAAGATATCCAAAAATTCCGGCAGCCGACTACCGCATCGGAACTAAGAAGTTTTCTTGGGCTCGCGTCTTTTGTGAGTCCATATATTAAGGATTTCGCTGAGATTTCCAGCCCACTGTGGGCAGTAATTTCATCATTAAACTGGACTTCAGGTATCAGGTTAATCAAGGATCGCATAATTCATTCCACAGTATCCCTTGGCTTCTTCTCGCAAAATGACAAGACCTTCCTATATACAGACGCCTCACCGCGTGCATTGGGAGCTGTTCTTGTGCAACAGAATCAAGATGGCAGTAATCGAATTATTAGTTTCGCTTCGAAGTCGTTAACCCCAACAGAAAAGAAGTACGCGCAAAACCAGCGAGAGGCTTTGAGTGCCGTATGGGCAGTGGAGCATTTCTCCTACTTTCTGTTGGGGAGACACTTTGTACTTCGCACAGATGCACAGGGGATGGCATTTATTTTGAGACGGACTCGCGAGGAATCGAAAAGGGCCCTGACAAGAGCTGACGGTTGGGCTTTACGCCTGAGCCCATATAATTACGATATAGAGTACATTCGAGGCCATGAAAACATTGCGGATCCTTCGTCGCGTCTTTATGAAGGAGAAGACGAAGCATTTAATGAGGAAGTGAGTCCTTGGGAAATTTGTCCTTCACCTGCGTTTCTTACTGAGGAAGAAATACGAGAATCGACGAAAAAGGACGATGTTCTTCTCCAG